A stretch of DNA from Thermoplasmata archaeon:
TCGCGGAGGGCGCGCTGCCAAGCGCCGGTGGTCTTCTGAACCCGGACCATCTTGATCCAGTCCGTATAGTGGTCCCGGAGAATCGACGAGATACCCGTGGTCATCATCCCCGCGATCAGGAGCGTGAGGACAGGCGCGCTGCCGCCGAACCCAATCACCGGGAAGAGGATGTAGCCGGCGAGCGCGCCGAAGCCCTGGCTCATCGTCGGATCGAAGATCGCGACGACCGCGAGGAGAACTAGAAAGATCATCATGAAGCGGGTGAAGCTGCCCTTCGTGGACCGGACGGGCGCAACGGGCTGCTTGCGCGCCGTGAGGACGGGTTTGGCCTGCTCCGCGGAGGCGGATTCCGACGCGTCGTCGGTTTCGTTCGGCGCCTCCTCGGCCCCCTCGTCGGCCGATTCATCCGTCGAGTCCTCGACCTCGTCGTCCGCCACGAACTCGCCAAGGGACCTGGCGATATAAGGGTTTGCGGCAACAGACTCTGGCGCAAATCCCCCGCGTCGGCAGGAAGGGCTAAACTCTCCGGCAATCATCGACCGTGCGATGGGAATCACGGTCAGCGTCAAGGTCGAAGGCGAGACAACCGTCCCTGTCGAAGAGCGGACGGACGGCAAACCCCTTGCGGACATCGTTGCGGGTTGGATTTGGTTCCCCGAGGTGGTTAACGTTCTCGGGCTGCAACGTGCCACGGTGGAGGCGCTGAAGCGCCTCGACACGACGATCTACGGTGGCAGCGAAGAGGAGGCGAAGGCGGCGTGGCAGGCCCCCGCTGTGGCGAAGGCCGCCTTGGAGGAATTGCGGGCTACGATGCAACGGCTTCGAGATGACCCCATCCTTCGAGAGAAAGCCCGGCACGTCTCGGAGGGGAAGTGGGCGAAGTACTTCGAGGATTCTTGGCTCTCAGAATGGGCCGAGGCGTACGATACGGGCACGGAGGACGCCCTCAAGGTTTGCGATTGGGCCGCAGCCCGGAACAAACGTGTTGCGTTCGTCTCCACGTGACCGTCGCCCAGAACGTCGTTCAGGCAATCCAGACGAGCACGGCTTCGCCCTTTGTCGCAGCTTCGTGATAGAACGCCACGAGGGCGCGGTACCTGCCCATGGCGAAGTCGAGAAACTCGGTCATCTGCCTTGAACGAGCCTGCGCGATGGCCTCGGATCGCGCATTGCGTCCCCGGAACAAACCCTTAGGTTCGGGTGCTGGAATCCTTGGTAGCCAAGCTCCGGGGTACACCTTGGCTTCATCAAGTTTCGCGGGGTCGAACGCCGCCCGAAGACGGGTTTCTTCGATGCCGTTCAGGGCGTTGGCCACGGCGCTGACCTGGTCCGGGGTCAGGTAGTGAGCGTGGCCGTACGCCATGCTCTCGCCGATTGCGGTCCTCCCCATAACCGCGTCCTTCAGCGGGGGCTCGCCTCCCACCGGGTCGCCGTTGAGCAGATAGTGGAGCACCTGCCACGACTTGTCCAGGTCGAGAACCGGACCTTGAGGGAACCCCTCCGCCCATCCATATTCGTCGTCATCGGGGTCTACGTATCTCGCCGTCAGCCCTGGATTCGTCTGCAAGCTCGCCAACTGTTCCGTTGTGATGCGGCGTAACGAAGTGTACATGCCCACGGCGGACCACTCTCCCTCTGCGGCAATGACGGGCAGCGGCATAAGTGAATGCAACCTCGCCCGCCCCGAGTTGGCCGGGACGACTACCTCGGGCTGCGGGCGAACATCTCCGACCTTCAGGGCGGTGCCACGGCTCGGGGTTGCGAAGGGGAAAGAGCCGAGGCCGTGAGGCCCCGGCATGAGGGGGACAGCGGCAAGAGGGCGCTACGTTCTCGCACGGAATTTGCGGAGGTTTTCCGCCACCGAAATAAGGGTTTGCGGGCTCGCCCTCGAGCGAGATCAGGTCTCGTCCGCGGGAGCCTTCCCGGGCGTGCCGCCGAGCGCGGCCTGGATTTTCTCGCCGAGCTGCTCGTAGCGCTCGGACAGGGACTTCTCCTGCTTCTGAATCGACTTCACGCGCACGGTGAGCGTCTCCTTGTGGTCCTCGAGCTCCTTCTTCAGAGCCTCGCGATCGTCCTGGCGCACGAGGAGCATTCCGATGCTCTTGTAGATCGGCGTCTCGCCGGTGAGCTTGTTGAGTTCCTCGAGCGTGCCCTCGATCTCCCGAAGTTTCGCCTCGAGCTGCAGGCGCTGCTGCGCGAGAAGCTGGAGCTGCTGCTGGAGCTGCTGGTACTGGGCGATCTGGTTCTGCAACTGGGGCGATATCTCCTTCATGCTCATTCCGTCACCTCTCGCCGCACGCGCGCGGCCACATCGGACCACCGCAAGTACGAGTTCACCGCGGCGCGCAACGCGCCGGTGTCATGCGCGTCGATGGTGATCGTGAGGCGACGGGCGGTCCCCGCCACGGAGACGTGCGCGTGGGGGACGTCCCGGCCCGCCTCGGGGGACAGCGCCATCCGCACCACGGACGCCTCGGGTCCTTCCAGGATGATCGTGGCCCTCGGCATGGTCACCGGGCCTTGACGACCTTCTTCACGTTGGGCCGTTCTTTGTAGAAGATCTTGGAACCGCAGCGCTCGCACTGGATCCCGACCGTGTTGATGTTCGTGCGGATGGGCTCGAGGCACTTGGCGCACTTGTACATGGTCACGCCCCCTCGGCCTTGCTCTTGCCTTCCTTGGCGGCCTTCGGCTCCTTGGTCTCCTTGGCCTCGACGGCGGGCGCGCTGGGCTCGAGTTCGCGCTTGAAGGAGGTCGTGATCACGGGTCGGTACGCGCCGCCCGCGAAGACATGGCCGCAGTGGTGGCACTGCCAGACGCCCGAGGAGCGGCGGCGGACCGCAGGAGCCTGGCACTTCGGGCAGACGTGACTCGCCCGCCGCGCCTCCTCGATTTCCTGCACCCGGCGCCGGATGCGCACCCCGTAGCGCGGGCCGTAGCGGCCGACGACGCCAACCTGTCGAGTGCGACGCGCCATAAACGCCCTCAGGACCCCTGCAACATCGGACGCACCTGCCGCCCCACCCTCTGGGACGTCTCGATGCACCGCTTGATTTCGTCGTAGGAGAAGCTTCCATTTAAGCCTTTTTGCATGGCCCGGATGTCCCCGTTCTCGTCCGTGGTCACGGTGAGGCGCGCATCCGCCATGCGCTCCTCGTCGAGGTCCGGGTCGAGGAGGATCAGGTCCTTGATCTTCGCGAACGTCACGCTCACGGGCCAGTGCTCCACGGGCAGGGCGAAGTCGTCTCCGACCCCCTGGGCCTTCGCCGGCACGACGGTCGATGCGATGGCGGCGACCGCCCCGTACGAGCCCGCGTCGAACAGGTTCCCGTCGTAGTCGAGCGCGTGGATGTCGATGAACAGGACCCAGACCTTCTCCTTCGGCTTGATGCACAGCTTCTCGACGTTCACCATCTTGGACTCGCGGATGCCGCGG
This window harbors:
- a CDS encoding KEOPS complex subunit Pcc1: MPRATIILEGPEASVVRMALSPEAGRDVPHAHVSVAGTARRLTITIDAHDTGALRAAVNSYLRWSDVAARVRREVTE
- a CDS encoding DNA-directed RNA polymerase subunit P, whose protein sequence is MYKCAKCLEPIRTNINTVGIQCERCGSKIFYKERPNVKKVVKAR
- the rrp42 gene encoding exosome complex protein Rrp42, translating into MMSEEIVSDLMRAHIYRLAQRGERMDGRGIEDPRKLTIDRKYVGTAEGSARARLGNTDVLVGIKMSTGEPYPDTPDTGVLSTSLELVPMASPTFEAGPPKPEAIEIARVIDRGIRESKMVNVEKLCIKPKEKVWVLFIDIHALDYDGNLFDAGSYGAVAAIASTVVPAKAQGVGDDFALPVEHWPVSVTFAKIKDLILLDPDLDEERMADARLTVTTDENGDIRAMQKGLNGSFSYDEIKRCIETSQRVGRQVRPMLQGS
- a CDS encoding YfbM family protein, whose translation is MPLPVIAAEGEWSAVGMYTSLRRITTEQLASLQTNPGLTARYVDPDDDEYGWAEGFPQGPVLDLDKSWQVLHYLLNGDPVGGEPPLKDAVMGRTAIGESMAYGHAHYLTPDQVSAVANALNGIEETRLRAAFDPAKLDEAKVYPGAWLPRIPAPEPKGLFRGRNARSEAIAQARSRQMTEFLDFAMGRYRALVAFYHEAATKGEAVLVWIA
- a CDS encoding EMC3/TMCO1 family protein gives rise to the protein MADDEVEDSTDESADEGAEEAPNETDDASESASAEQAKPVLTARKQPVAPVRSTKGSFTRFMMIFLVLLAVVAIFDPTMSQGFGALAGYILFPVIGFGGSAPVLTLLIAGMMTTGISSILRDHYTDWIKMVRVQKTTGAWQRALREAMRKGNKSEVQKLNKIREGFMKEQMDVQVNSMKPLAWTFFLFIVLFAWLNVFVNQTLAITGGQYFAVPWATNVYVTYVPFLLPSWVLMYSLLALPVGQILTRVLKYVRFRRKLEALGLSLKPEGA
- a CDS encoding prefoldin subunit beta yields the protein MSMKEISPQLQNQIAQYQQLQQQLQLLAQQRLQLEAKLREIEGTLEELNKLTGETPIYKSIGMLLVRQDDREALKKELEDHKETLTVRVKSIQKQEKSLSERYEQLGEKIQAALGGTPGKAPADET